In Epinephelus moara isolate mb chromosome 9, YSFRI_EMoa_1.0, whole genome shotgun sequence, a genomic segment contains:
- the LOC126395662 gene encoding nucleus accumbens-associated protein 2 → MSQLLHVEIPNFGATVLGSLNEQRLLGHYCDVSILVKGQAFKAHRAVLAASSLYFRDLFSSSTKSQFELPSSVTPACFEQILTFCYTGKLTMAASEQLVVMYTAGYLQIQHIVERGMDLMFKANSPHCDSQTAGSLEETGSEPQSPCNNGNGLAVAALLGTQGWSSSILMPQRKIKLEGGEPTPLTVPSTQSKISSSELGNRLRASSLFYTTAGGTPIPGMPPFHLQGAGGGGTGGGGAERSSPGASSLPTTDSPTSYQNEDEEFEEEPYDGITEDAYSHLYGRSANPYGIQDKPEMAAMPLALESRNCVLIRRDLVALPASLISQIGYRCHPKLYTEGDPGEKLELVAGTQVFMTRGQLMNCHLCAGIKHKVLLRRLLATFFDRNTLANSCGTGIRSSTSDPSRKPLDSRVLNAVKLYCQNFNPNFKESEMNVIAADMCTNARRVRKRWLPKIKSMLPDGMEVYRAGMGMGAAVGLGLALGAPQPGVPLPFEPDFKALEQRLYPDRKDPLRTHPPLTEGSPGSGAAGAEAEGEGEGVVQEEQEEDEDEAALEGVDGSLGAPTLIPGAEAGNCGDTPPEQEVESFGQGLRVNGQ, encoded by the exons ATGTCCCAGCTGCTCCATGTGGAGATCCCGAACTTTGGAGCCACAGTTCTGGGCTCCCTTAATGAGCAGCGCCTGCTGGGACATTACTGCGATGTCTCCATCCTGGTCAAAG GTCAGGCTTTCAAAGCCCACCGGGCCGTTTTGGCTGCCAGCAGCCTCTACTTTCGTGACCtcttcagcagctccaccaagAGCCAGTTCGAGTTGCCCTCCTCAGTCACACCTGCTTGCTTCGAGCAGATCCTCACTTTCTGCTACACAGGGAAGCTAACCATGGCAGCTAGCGAACAGCTGGTGGTCATGTACACAGCTGGCTACCTCCAAATTCAGCATATAGTCGAAAGAGGCATGGACCTAATGTTCAAGGCGAACTCACCTCACTGTGACTCGCAGACCGCGGGGTCTTTAGAGGAAACAGGATCCGAACCACAGAGTCCTTGTAATAACGGTAACGGCCTAGCGGTGGCTGCCCTTTTGGGAACCCAGGGCTGGTCTTCATCCATACTCATGCCGCAACGTAAGATTAAACTAGAAGGGGGGGAGCCAACGCCCCTGACAGTACCCTCAACGCAAAGCAAGATTTCGTCCTCGGAGCTGGGGAACCGGCTGAGGGCTAGTTCACTGTTCTACACGACAGCTGGTGGGACTCCCATCCCTGGTATGCCTCCTTTCCACCTCCAAGGGGCCGGTGGGGGtggaacaggaggaggaggagctgaaagGTCCAGTCCTGGCGCGTCCAGCCTGCCAACCACTGACAGCCCTACATCCTACCAGAATGAGGATGAGGAGTTTGAGGAAGAGCCCTACGATGGGATCACAGAGGATGCCTACAGTCATCTCTATGGACGTTCAGCTAACCCCTACGGGA TCCAGGACAAGCCAGAGATGGCAGCGATGCCCTTGGCCTTGGAGAGCCGCAACTGTGTGCTGATCCGCAGGGACCTGGTGGCGCTGCCTGCAAGCCTCATCAGCCAGATAGGCTACCGCTGCCACCCTAAGCTCTACACTGAGGGGGACCCTGGGGAGAAGCTGGAATTAGTAGCTG GTACACAGGTGTTCATGACTCGAGGACAGCTGATGAACTGTCATCTATGTGCCGGTATCAAACACAAAGTCTTGCTTCGCCGTCTGCTAGCCACGTTCTTTGATAG AAACACTTTAGCCAATAGCTGTGGGACAGGCATCCGTTCGTCTACTAGTGACCCCAGTAGGAAACCCCTGGACAGCAGGGTCCTCAACGCTGTCAAAC TCTACTGTCAAAATTTCAACCCTAATTTCAAGGAGAGTGAAATGAATGTGATTGCTGCTGACATGTGCACAAATGCGAGGCGTGTCCGCAAGCGATGGTTGCCCAAGATCAAGTCCATGCTGCCTGATGGCATGGAGGTGTACCGTGCAGGAATGGGCATGGGTGCTGCTGTGGGTCTTGGCCTAGCCCTGGGCGCCCCTCAACCGGGGGTGCCTCTCCCGTTTGAGCCCGACTTCAAAGCCCTAGAGCAAAGGTTGTACCCAGACCGCAAAGACCCTCTCAGGACTCACCCACCGCTGACAGAGGGCAGCCCCGGGTCTGGGGCAGCCGGAGCAGAggctgaaggtgaaggtgaaggAGTTGTccaggaggaacaggaggaagatgaggatgaaGCTGCGTTAGAGGGTGTAGACGGATCATTGGGGGCGCCAACCTTGATCCCAGGAGCCGAGGCGGGCAATTGTGGCGACACGCCGCCTGAGCAGGAGGTGGAAAGTTTTGGACAAGGTCTGAGGGTGAACGGACAGTGA